TTGTTTGTAGCCCCATCTTAAAAACTTGTTACAGATGCACTTTCTTGGTCTTATGAGACTTGTCAGAAGTTGACATGGTAACAAATTTAGGACTTGTTTTGCTTCCACAGAAGAAACTGATGAGAGTGGACTAGGAACTTCTAGTGATGATGTACTGGATCCTTCAAAGGCGGATGACCTTACAGTAAGGTAATGATGCTACACTTCCTTTGGAAAGTGTTTGTGTGCTAAAAACGTAGTTGGAGATGCATGTTTTGTAgtatctgtgtttcttttaagcTTGTTATACTGTGGTTTCAGAGATGACTGACTGTTGCAGTAACAATTTCTGCAGTCATGCCTGCTAATCACAGGGCAGGAGCAAAAGCATTGATGTCCTCTTTGCTGTACGTCAAGCTTGTTACAGTATACTTGCAGTGAAGtagctttttattaaaaaaaatatataaacagcAAACATTGCTTAACTGACTTATTTcctcatgtttttcttcctttcatttatgCTTGGTGACTTCTGATCTGTGGGATAAGATAATGTCACTGAGACCAGGAGGACCTGGGAATGTGTTAGTTAGTGGGTGGCAAAAAAACCCCACGTATAATTCTCTTTagttttgattgtttgtttgtttgtgtgatATTTGCAAGAGACGGATGTGAGGGTGAGGCCcagcttctgaaacagaaagcagttgCTGATCCTTCGCGTAATACAACTTCACAAGAAACTGTGAAAACAACCAGCAATGTGGGAATTGTGATGCGTCAAACAGACAAGGCAGCTGCCTCTACTGGTAAGTTCTGGATGGAGTTATGGTATAAGGCTTATTAAAGCtagattttaaaagataagGGGTTCTGtttgtgtattattttttaaaaagaattcaaGATTAGAGAAGTGTGTGTTACCAGATCTGCATATTTTAGTCTCTGGGTTTCTTCAGAAGCAAGTTTGTACTCTGTTTTCTTAGCCAGTAGAATAAAGCAGGGATTATGATGATCCTTTTCCACCACTTTAAGTGTTCCAGGGCTGAAATGATGGATATTTGCAAGGACTATAAGTGTGCAGTGATAAATtttgtaaaacatttaaaaattaatgatgtAGCTGAAACAACTATTACAACTGTGAGACTATCAGACTTGTTATTCCATTTTGCTTGTGTTGCTGTTGCCACTAGAGGCCAGGTTTTCATCTGCAGTTTATAGTCCATGTTTATTTCCAGTGCTTGTTCGTGCTATTAGATGAAGAAACACGGCCCCACTGACAGATATTTTGCTCTCTCGTCTGTAGCTTATGATTGACTAAGGTTCTGTGAAAGATGGTAActacagcagcagtgagtgctgtggTAGATATTTAATCACCCATGTTAAATATTATGCTTGTCTGACCAAAAAACTGGCATGGTGTCCCTGGGTTCCTGCTCATGTTACCACATACACTTTATAAAAAGGACATTTGCTTATCAACAATCATCAATGAGCATGAATGATAACATTCAGTTGTAGTTAATTCAAATTGAGTGAATGCATCAGTGTTGTCAGCCAAGTCCTTACCTGACAACTATTTTCTTGTTGGGCAGAGCATCTGAAGGTAGGAATTACATAGGTGGAGGCTGGGACTAGTTCTGCTTGTACTGTTTAGGTAAAGATTGAATGTGGGTGAAAGGGATGTTGGGAATAATTACTCATCATCTGAATAAATTGTGGATATTGGTTAGTTTGTGTTGATTATATACTTGGGCTTTAAAGGAATGACAGTACTCCTGTTTTACGGGCATGAAGTTAGAAGATGGAGGTTTCTGGAAACAGTGGATTATATGTCACAAAGAATATCGTATGTGCATCATAATACATATGTGAAAGGGAAGAACTTTAAATCATTTCTTTAGTTGCAATAGGATATTTCCTCTTCCAACTTGTCTAACCCTGCCTTCCATCCACAGGTGGAAGAGGTTCTGGTGCTAAAAAAGACATGGATACTACTGGGGCAGATGTTGCTTCGCTGCAGTTGGATCTCATGCCTCTCCTCTCAGGTATTATTCTGTAAGGAagaggcagggagggagcagcaTGTTCGATGTATTGTGTGCTTCTGAAGCACTGGTGCTGGTTGGTCTGCCTGGTGGAAAACAAGCAGTTTAGTTCTAAGTTCTTATATCTATTGAGACTGTGTTGGAAATAGGATATCAGTCAGAAGAAAGTGGATTAGTTctgtggatttttgtttgtaacTAGATTAACATTATGCTGTCCTATTTCTGTGTGTAGTGACTTGAATCCTTCTGTGCTCATAGACAGAATTGCCAAGATGTCATAGAGGGTGAAATTCAGCTGCTGGGTGTATATAGCAGAGTTTGCCAtccaaaaacatttaaacatgcTTCTGTACTTCTAACAGAGACTTTAATTATGTTGAAAAGTCTCTAAACTGTTTTAGTATTTATGTGAACTGCATATTTGCATATTCAAAGTGACAGAAAACTTCAGCGTGCTTTTAGCTGTTAGCCCAAATGAGACTGCTGGCTCTGTTCTGgatactgttttcttcctcactgcaAAAGTTAAATAATATATGAAGCAATTactattacttttatttcaatACAAATTCAGTGGAGGTTTTTAACTAATTTAATCAAATAGTGATGCCTCTATGAGACAATTCCTCTAACAGTCTTTcatcttgttttttaaaggagaagatTCAGTGATCAGTCgactggaagaaaacagccCTGTTCTTTTAGATGCTTACGTGTCTTTCGCTGTAGAAACACCTCTTCTGtctgaaagacaaagacatGAATTGAATCCACTGGTTATTAAGATTTATTCAGCTACCAGACTCCCAAACACACCTGTACCAATAGAAGAGCTACAGGTAATGCATGCACTGCTCCTTTCTGAAGGAATTCCCTTGGTACAATGAAGTAATGTTGCTTAAAATATGggcatgtttttaaaaagaagttccCTTGTTGGTGGGTATTTGGCTCAGAGCAGTGCCTGACAACAAAACTGCAGTCCTTGCATTTTCTGGGGGCAACAATTTACATGAAGTcagcatatttttgtttttgagcaGTGGATCTTGATTTAGTTCAGTCACTGTGTTGTATGGTTTGAAACCATTTGCTGACCAGTCAGTATCTGTTGATCGGCTCATTTAGGAACAGCTTCTGTGTTGAAGGTATTATTGAACTTTGCAATGCAGTGTGCAGAATGATCACtaagttttgggttttgtttcctttgataAATGTGATGAAATAACGCATTGTTGAAATGTAAGAATGGTCAGGATAGTCCTTGGCAACCAGCTTTCCTCTTTGTGCTGATTGCATTAATGCTGATGAACACTTGTACAGAAGAACCACAGTTATTGCAGAATGGATCTTGCTATTTAGCCCCAAAAGTGTAACCAAGTGGCTCATAATGGAGATGATACAGTCCATTCCCTATGGTATCTCTGGGTAATTGTTGAATTTTGTAACTACCTACAGGCCTTGAATCCTACATATATATGAAgattaaacaaaacagatatcAGGGAGTCATCGCAGTCCCCTGCCTGCATGCTTCTTTAATAATCTAGAAAGAAGAGATGtggttttttaaattttttttttaaattttcttaaatacataTGGAAAATCAACAAATTTGAGGACAGACAAATGAAGGGGACAGTGACTCCCTGAAACCCAGGATCCAGGCATGCAGAATGGCCTCCTTGTTGCCTTGAAAGACATAGCTTGTACCATGAAGTGCATCCGCTTTTTGCCCTCTACAATAAAAGCCAATTGTTCTGtgatatgaaaaatgaagagggaagaaattaaCACTTCAAtcatctgtttctctctttatttttatagagaATGTGTGTTCCTACCTACTGCAAATACAAATTCCACGATTTTCCAGCTCATCAGACTCATGGACAAATCCATGGGACTCACGTCTACTTTAAGGATGTTAATGTATTTCTAACAGGAAGAATGAAACCTGGGGAATTGCAGAGATGTCTTCAAGGGCCACCTCTGGAGATTGAAGTTCATGATCGGGATAGGAAGATTGAAGATGACAAGAAAAAGTCATATTTATTTGGGGAGGATCGAGCTGATGAAAACCTAGGAGAGGTGAGGCCCCCCACTTGCAGATCTGTTATCTCTAATTCTTCTACAGACGATGAAGTGTGGCATCCACATGGAGTAGCCAAAGTCAGTCTAACTGATCTATTGTTGGGTAAAAAGTACTTGACTATTAGTGCACCCATTCGTAGCTGTTCAACTCCAAATACAGTTGCTTTcaataaagagaataaaagaaagaagaagaatcCACAGATTCTATTACCTATGGGACATTATCTACAATCAGATTCGCTTTTGAAATTAAGAGTGGAGATAGCAGTGCCATTGAGAATACATCCAGAAATTGATGATGCTCAAGTGCCAGATAGCCCATACGGTTATATAATCTACATTTTTAACTACAGAAATTCATCTTTACTACATGATTTGGTGGAAGAGATTACGGAAATGAATGCTAAAGCCCTTCAGCTGGACTGTTATCCTCCAGATTTGACTAGGATGTCTCTTGCTAACTTAAAACTGGAAAGCACGCTTGAGAATATTACTGAGTTAGACATTGTTACTGGCTTTCACTTACTGGATGGAGCTATTCATCTCTTTGTCTTGGAGGGATTAAAAGACAAAGCCATCAAGAGACTCTGGGATAAGCACTTTGAAAGGTAAGAGTGAAGTTTTTTATCAATTATTTCCATAGGCAGCTGGATGTTGTTGCTTCTCAAAGTGAATTCTGCAGTTTTATACGTGTGTAAGTGGAAGAGAGGGCAAAGAGAGCGactgactggaaaaaagaaatgtttaaagcTCTGTTTCTGGAATGAGACAGTATTACTTCATATCTTGAGGATGCATTTGCACAGTAAAGGCAGTATAGTTTAGCAGAGATATTCAGAGAGAGCTCTTGAGTAGTGCTGTTAATATAGATAAAACTGAGGTGAGCTTCTTTTGAGGTGACTGCAAtgtggtttaaaaagaaaatgtgtttgacTCATGACATAAAggttttgatattttctttctttgtctgtaATGACTTTTTCAGAACAGTTCACGTGAAAGCTGTAGAATAAGACATTCCATTTAAAGGACAAAAATCAGTTGGTTTTGTGAGAGATAGTAATTGTATGGCAGAGCTGAGGAAACCTGAGATATGGGCTGATGGTTTTGACCctgtcattgctgtgctctgTTACAGAACTTACAGGCATGAAGATAAACGACTGGAAATACTATATAATTCACAACTGTCTTTCAGTCAGCGCCTCTATACAGACCTGGAAGCAATTTTTTATCATTTCCACCTCTGCAAGCCCCTCTTCAGAATAGTGAAACAACCTCTGCTTTATGTCAGGGGAGCAGTTCCTTGGGCATGTTTCCAAGCCTTGTCCAGGTATGACTCTTCTACATTTGTAGTCAAGAAATTAAGGAATATTATGAAGAAAGAGTGAATATTTGATTTTGAAAGTAATATTCTTTGATCTTTTCCGTGATGAAAGCAATCTGTGGGCATGATGAGTGGTTCAGATTTCAGATGACTTACAGGCGGGCCTGTTTTACTAACGACTGCTGTAACAGTAACTGGATATTGGTGAGCTCACTCGTTCTGTGGGCAGaaattcatacatttttattttaaagaagagtGTCTATAGATTAGCGTATTGGAATGTGCCTGAATAtaatacaaatagaaaaaagagaattctgGTGTCAGAAGCATCAGCTGGGAAGGATTTAATTCTCTGCTCTATTCTATATCACCTCTCTAAGAGAAGTGAGTAAAGGTACTTGATAGAATCAGAAAGTCACTTGAACTGAGTACTTTTATAAACAGTTTTCCTGAGGTAACTATAGTAAGGACGGGTTCTGTGCGAGTTGGGGAGACACAGTTTCCTTTccatagctttttcttttaagttctGTTGTGGGATTTGTTGCTGAGTCTGTCACTTTGCTCACTTTGTTTGCATGCAACAGCTGTCAGCCTTAAAACACCCAGGCGTATtctgaaaggatgaaaaaagaaatggataaaATTGCACTTTATATAATTTATGCAACTATGAAAAGTATTCTGTTTATATCTTTGTGTATTTGTCACAAGTAGCTCATAGGATGAAAGTTGATCAaaacaagaagtaaaataaaggtGAAGCAGAGGTGATTTTAGTAAAGTTTGTCATAAATATGAGTCATGCGATAGAACCAGCGTGAATGAAGGAAGTTTGCTTTATTGGTCCACCAGCCAGGGAACAGGAACTTGTCAGCTAATAATTAATCTTACAGTTAATTCTAATGACAATGACATTCCTAAGTTATACCTGGTAGTTTTAATGATCTGCTGTCCTACTGTATCACTGCCAAATAGTTGCAAATCTGAGCTGACCTGAACTTCTTAATAAATAGGTAGTTAGAGTTGTGCAGCTTTTTCCCCAGTAATTTTAGTGGTAATGCTTTGATTGCCATAAAGCTTTTGTAAACTAATAATGTGTTGATGTTTGTTTGTAGGCTCAGTTTCCTCTGTCACAGTAAGAGGCTGAGGGATGTTATTCAGGGGGATCTGCTGCCCTCGGCAGAAATGATCACAGCATTGAGTCGAATGTATGGAGTTCCAATAACTGATGAGGATCTCTTCATTCAGAAACCTcctttactttcattttcctctgattATACACCAGAAGGAGATGttagcagagagaaaaaggcagGATATTCTTTAATAGATAACTACAATGAAAAATACGtgcagtggaagaaagaaagagacaaaaagtCTTTCAAGAGAAACCATATTAGGGTGAGTTGTTGGTTATGTGAAAGAGGCAAACCTAATAACTGTGACATTTCTCATCCTGATTAATATCCCCTTCTCTTCAAATGTTAGGAAAGTTTTTAAGTCTAATGTATTTGTAGGTATTGTACAAACATTCCTAAAGCATTGGGTAGTTTTATGTTGCAGACAACTGTTTCTTAAGGGGAAGCAAGCAGTTGTACTGCGTGCAAGTAAGTAGAGGAGGTGCTGTGTGAGTGGGAAGGAAACTGATGGATTATGTAAAGGATTTGCCAGTTTCTTCTTGGGGTTGGTTCCTATTTTTGTGTAGTGTCAGTTTTTAGTTTCTTTGAAGTTTGCAGTTTTCTGAGTGTACGTGCTTTAACCAGTTCTTGTTTTATAAATGCTTTGAATCGAGAGGACAACAGAGGGACTGAAATCCCTACAGGTTTGATTGAAATATATCTATCTTTTGAGCTGAAACGTTTGAATGTATTAGGAAGCTTTTAAACATTGTCAGAAGGAAGTGATATCCAAAATGCAGTGTTACTCTTTTGCTGCAGTAACCTATTGTGGCATGGTCTGAATTCAAAGCCTTCATTACAATAAACAAAGTTTGATAGTGTTGGCAAGTGAATTGAAAGATGTGAGGTTTTAATTACACTGTGTCAGCAGAGAAATGTGAGGAGTCATAATATTGTTACTCACGTATGTAACTGTAATTGCTGGGGTTTTAATGGAGTGACGTAAATGAAAAAACTTACCTTATTTCACTTGATAAAGACCAGCATCAGCTCTCCAGAACAGTGATTCCTGTCTGTAAGCAGAAGTCATTCTCTGCTGAGTCCTTGTCTCCAGTGCGCTCACTGCCTTTAGTTCCACCGTGTCATACGCAAGGATGAAATGAGGCTCTAAGCTGTATGAAATTAAATGGTGCTCTATCTTTTTAATACAGCCTTTTTGAGGAGAGTTGTATTAATGAAGAACTGTTATGCACCttgtgtataaatatttatttctacttgTGTATCttctaaaagctttttaatgttttcaataTCATTTGgttgtttgaaatatttttgttgcaCTCTTAAGTTCCCAATTCAGATGGAATTCACACAGATTCTCTCCTTGCAGGCTAACATCGATGCTGTGTCCCAGCTTAAGGGaaagatggaaaagcagaagtttcaATCTTTAAGGATTTTTCCTGCTGATGGCAAATCTGTTTATAACTATAGTTGTCAGCGCCTGAATTCTGCAGAACTTGCAAAGAAGCTTCTTTGCCAGGAAATGGCGAAGGTAAACTGAGGTACAGAAATGGAAGAGCTTGGGTTGCCTTATGTAGGGcttaaaacaagagaagaaattaGATAGGTCCACAAGATGACTTCCATGTTAGTACATAGAATTGGGAGTTGGTACCCAAGAAGCGGTGCTCCTTCTTGCTGTGTAAAATTCCATTCTCCCTGTTGTCCATTGTAGCCAATGCCTCTTCTTCATGACTTGGGCTCTGAGTTTGACTGTGGACTTCGGTAACTTGGAGGTCACAGTTCTGAGTTCCACGCATCTGTAAGCAGTGATGGGGCTGCTTACAGATGGGCTGCAATGCTGATGTGGTATGAAGTGGTTTGAAGAAGGTGTTTGAGAACGTACTTGAAGAATAGCTTTTATCTGCTGTTCTCAGAATTGCTGGCTTCAATCTTGATAACAAATGCTATTCTCCTGTCCACTGGAGGAAATTATTGTAGCTCTGTGAGAAGTGTTGATGGCACCCATGAACACAATATAACCTAAAGTTACCTTTCCATAACCAAAAGTAAACAATATTAAAGATATTTGTTCCATCCTTGGATCATAAAGTAATgaaattcaaaaacaaattgtGATTACTTAATGACACTTCTTTGTATAATTTTTATCTACAATTACTTCAAGCCTTAAGAAATGTTCCTGGTTCTGTActtttgattgttttcttctcccagcaAAAAGGGAAgttcacattattattattattttttgtaggTGCCAAAAAGATTCAATTATAACCACAAGTATCTTTTAGCCATGTTTGACCCAGTTGATGTGGCTGCTGCCAGTAAGGAGTCCTTTGCAAAATCCAAGAGTAGGTGGCTGTCACCAGATGGATTTGTATTTCTTGGATATAAGAGCAGCATTGAAAGCAACCGGCACCCTCTTACGCCTCACGAAGCACGTGTGGAGGAGTTACGAGAGGTAACGGAGTACTTAAATGAAACAAGAGAATAGAAGCATTTTAGCAGACTTGAAAGAGGATGACTGTGTTAGTGTTTGGAGTTCTCTCTTGTGGGGTCCGAGGATCTGTCTGTGTTTGCAATTGGTGTAGATCAGAGCCCAGCTCACCCAGACcttcctgtatttttccagaTTCCCCACtagttatttttcctccatcttttATTTGTGGTTTGTAGTTCCAGTTTTACTAGAGGTTTTCTATCAGTTTCTTGCTGTTCTGTGTCCTccctttctgtttattctttactatttaattttttttttctttaactattCAAGAGTAACAGAAGCAAGAGTGTACAGTATTATTTCTGTTGCCTTTTGCTGAAGATAGCAGCGAGGAGGAGAGCTTAGCAGTACAGGATGAAGAACTTGACAAGCTGAAAAAGGGGCAGCAAAAGGGATAGCATTGTACTTAAAGGGGTTCAAATTAAATTTAGAAATGGCAGGAGAATGCCAACATGGAGTCAACGCTGTCACGAGGCAGATGGAGGTGGGACAAACGGCACATTGACTTCGAGCTCTACAAGAAGCCACCTGAACTCCCTGTGGCAACAGCCTCACTGACAGGTAAGGTGTTGTTAATTAGCTACTAACAAGGCTTTTAACTTGATGCTGTGATATACAGTCCTGAAGcttgctcagctctgccatcaAGGGAAGGGAATGTAAATGTGAAGAGGTTTATCATACAAAGCATTAGAGGATGTAAGAAAGACCTTGACCTTGCTTCAGTTTTACCCTCCACTTCCTTAACTTCTTAGCTTTAGTTTCTTTGTGTGCAGTATGACAGGAAGGCATAGAGCCTTGGCTTACTCTTCTGTAAAGCTATCCCTGCCGGCTGCCTGTTCTTACTTTGTGTGGACTGGTAACAATCAATCAGCTTTTGTTGCTAGGAGGTCAGACTGCAAGTAATACCAGCAAATGAATTCAGAAGGGGCCCAAGATGAGCAGTTAAATCCATGTGCTGTTATCACAGCAGCCAATAATGTGTGCCTTGGTGAGGTGGTCAGTGAATTGCGAGACATGTGAGTAGTGCAGCTCTTCTCCGTTGCTTCACACAGAGAAATGCTGCTGGAATTCAACAGGATGAATTTATGTATTCATGGAATCTACAGGACTAAGAATTGCCTTTGCTGTGAGGCACCAGCCATTATTGTAGTACCAATATGATTTGTTTGCTTCGCTTCTTTATGGGAAAGGATGTTTGCTGCCATAGCAGACTTTTAGCATCCCTTTTCCAAGTCAAAATCTTATCATTCCCATTTAAAACCATCtgctctttttgtctttgttttttttctctcttcaatCTGTTTTGGCCATGTGAATATAATGCTCATTTTGTGCAAAATGCAGTTGGTAATATCGAGCTGAAAGTTCACTATTGCTCCACAGCAGCTGAGTTGCACACAGATGGGCCAGGAGCCAGTTCTCAAGTACAGAAGCCCCAAGGACTTCGGAAAGATGAGCCTCTGAAATTCTCACTCAGGAAGCCAGGAGTAGTTTTGAAGGTAAGGGTTAAATAACTAACTGCTGTCCCTGGGTACTGATCTTGGCACCCACCTTTGTACAGCAACGCCAGTCTTGTACTTCATGGCAAGCAGATAATGACACTTAATGGAGCACAACactttctgaagtaaaaatatgtGGTAAATTGATGCTCAAGTTTATGAAAGTCTTAACAGAAATCAAACTGCACAACATTATTGgtagtatttattatttatttccttgctttgggTGTTCAGACACACACAGAGGAGTATGGGTGAGGATTTCAGTTAACTCACTTGCCTGTCGGTGTGcaaggggagagaaaggaagagtgATTTTTGGCCAGCTGTCTTAGCAGCTTTAAAAGGGATTGAATTGTCCCCTATTGAAATCTGGGGCTTGTTGGTGCCGAAATCACAGCAGACACCTCAGTTTTGGAAGACAAAAGGATCTGTGCTCATTAATATGGAAAGCTGCATGGGTGGCCTGCATCCAACAGTCCTTTTGTTGGCTGAAGAACAGTCAGTGCTTGCGTGTAAATGAGTGACCCAAACACAGCTTGCTTTTAAAGCTGATTTTGATCTAGGGGAATGAAATGCTCTGGCTGTAAATGctctagaaaaacaaatacaggaaTGATGAAAATGCTAATTACAAAGGCAGAGATGAGGCTTGTGAGCCTACACCCTCTTCCCACCCTCTCCCCCCTTTTTAAGGTAATATTCTGCATGGCAGTTTTTGTATGAAATGGATGTTTAGCAGCAAAATGCCTGTCCTTAGTTTAGTGTCAGGCTTTGAAATTAA
The DNA window shown above is from Coturnix japonica isolate 7356 chromosome 12, Coturnix japonica 2.1, whole genome shotgun sequence and carries:
- the CFAP92 gene encoding uncharacterized protein KIAA1257 homolog isoform X2, with the protein product MEEGGGQELAELGTARAESSCGSSERGSSPSAGERQLSSPHVVPCVLTVSLAIPTLASKQKQTTTNPPDRRGKGAPADDLKTKRCYHIEIFLLPDDLEPRKMDLMVVGMVAKLFAESASKTITPWLEDDQIWISWNHNTSVNVTNEFLIKLRDHKITFKLWDTKDKVLSDAKPNKPDGSSTEREAEAADEVEHTVLLQRKLFEGSQPAPSCTKIREAKESKAQKGSKALPIKEETDESGLGTSSDDVLDPSKADDLTVSFDCLFVCVIFARDGCEGEAQLLKQKAVADPSRNTTSQETVKTTSNVGIVMRQTDKAAASTGGRGSGAKKDMDTTGADVASLQLDLMPLLSGEDSVISRLEENSPVLLDAYVSFAVETPLLSERQRHELNPLVIKIYSATRLPNTPVPIEELQRMCVPTYCKYKFHDFPAHQTHGQIHGTHVYFKDVNVFLTGRMKPGELQRCLQGPPLEIEVHDRDRKIEDDKKKSYLFGEDRADENLGEVRPPTCRSVISNSSTDDEVWHPHGVAKVSLTDLLLGKKYLTISAPIRSCSTPNTVAFNKENKRKKKNPQILLPMGHYLQSDSLLKLRVEIAVPLRIHPEIDDAQVPDSPYGYIIYIFNYRNSSLLHDLVEEITEMNAKALQLDCYPPDLTRMSLANLKLESTLENITELDIVTGFHLLDGAIHLFVLEGLKDKAIKRLWDKHFERTYRHEDKRLEILYNSQLSFSQRLYTDLEAIFYHFHLCKPLFRIVKQPLLYVRGAVPWACFQALSRLSFLCHSKRLRDVIQGDLLPSAEMITALSRMYGVPITDEDLFIQKPPLLSFSSDYTPEGDVSREKKAGYSLIDNYNEKYVQWKKERDKKSFKRNHIRANIDAVSQLKGKMEKQKFQSLRIFPADGKSVYNYSCQRLNSAELAKKLLCQEMAKVPKRFNYNHKYLLAMFDPVDVAAASKESFAKSKSRWLSPDGFVFLGYKSSIESNRHPLTPHEARVEELREKWQENANMESTLSRGRWRWDKRHIDFELYKKPPELPVATASLTAELHTDGPGASSQVQKPQGLRKDEPLKFSLRKPGVVLKPIPAPSALGSQNSSDVLPGKKSVCSSFVPGLQENHSRKWEDDFIPSQQRA
- the CFAP92 gene encoding uncharacterized protein KIAA1257 homolog isoform X3, which translates into the protein MEEGGGQELAELGTARAESSCGSSERGSSPSAGERQLSSPHVVPCVLTVSLAIPTLASKQKQTTTNPPDRRGKGAPADDLKTKRCYHIEIFLLPDDLEPRKMDLMVVGMVAKLFAESASKTITPWLEDDQIWISWNHNTSVNVTNEFLIKLRDHKITFKLWDTKDKVLSDAKPNKPDGSSTEREAEAADEVEHTVLLQRKLFEGSQPAPSCTKIREAKESKAQKGSKALPIKEETDESGLGTSSDDVLDPSKADDLTVRDGCEGEAQLLKQKAVADPSRNTTSQETVKTTSNVGIVMRQTDKAAASTGGRGSGAKKDMDTTGADVASLQLDLMPLLSGEDSVISRLEENSPVLLDAYVSFAVETPLLSERQRHELNPLVIKIYSATRLPNTPVPIEELQRMCVPTYCKYKFHDFPAHQTHGQIHGTHVYFKDVNVFLTGRMKPGELQRCLQGPPLEIEVHDRDRKIEDDKKKSYLFGEDRADENLGEVRPPTCRSVISNSSTDDEVWHPHGVAKVSLTDLLLGKKYLTISAPIRSCSTPNTVAFNKENKRKKKNPQILLPMGHYLQSDSLLKLRVEIAVPLRIHPEIDDAQVPDSPYGYIIYIFNYRNSSLLHDLVEEITEMNAKALQLDCYPPDLTRMSLANLKLESTLENITELDIVTGFHLLDGAIHLFVLEGLKDKAIKRLWDKHFERTYRHEDKRLEILYNSQLSFSQRLYTDLEAIFYHFHLCKPLFRIVKQPLLYVRGAVPWACFQALSRLSFLCHSKRLRDVIQGDLLPSAEMITALSRMYGVPITDEDLFIQKPPLLSFSSDYTPEGDVSREKKAGYSLIDNYNEKYVQWKKERDKKSFKRNHIRANIDAVSQLKGKMEKQKFQSLRIFPADGKSVYNYSCQRLNSAELAKKLLCQEMAKVPKRFNYNHKYLLAMFDPVDVAAASKESFAKSKSRWLSPDGFVFLGYKSSIESNRHPLTPHEARVEELREKWQENANMESTLSRGRWRWDKRHIDFELYKKPPELPVATASLTAAELHTDGPGASSQVQKPQGLRKDEPLKFSLRKPGVVLKPIPAPSALGSQNSSDVLPGKKSVCSSFVPGLQENHSRKWEDDFIPSQQRA
- the CFAP92 gene encoding uncharacterized protein KIAA1257 homolog isoform X4 → MEEGGGQELAELGTARAESSCGSSERGSSPSAGERQLSSPHVVPCVLTVSLAIPTLASKQKQTTTNPPDRRGKGAPADDLKTKRCYHIEIFLLPDDLEPRKMDLMVVGMVAKLFAESASKTITPWLEDDQIWISWNHNTSVNVTNEFLIKLRDHKITFKLWDTKDKVLSDAKPNKPDGSSTEREAEAAEETDESGLGTSSDDVLDPSKADDLTVSFDCLFVCVIFARDGCEGEAQLLKQKAVADPSRNTTSQETVKTTSNVGIVMRQTDKAAASTGGRGSGAKKDMDTTGADVASLQLDLMPLLSGEDSVISRLEENSPVLLDAYVSFAVETPLLSERQRHELNPLVIKIYSATRLPNTPVPIEELQRMCVPTYCKYKFHDFPAHQTHGQIHGTHVYFKDVNVFLTGRMKPGELQRCLQGPPLEIEVHDRDRKIEDDKKKSYLFGEDRADENLGEVRPPTCRSVISNSSTDDEVWHPHGVAKVSLTDLLLGKKYLTISAPIRSCSTPNTVAFNKENKRKKKNPQILLPMGHYLQSDSLLKLRVEIAVPLRIHPEIDDAQVPDSPYGYIIYIFNYRNSSLLHDLVEEITEMNAKALQLDCYPPDLTRMSLANLKLESTLENITELDIVTGFHLLDGAIHLFVLEGLKDKAIKRLWDKHFERTYRHEDKRLEILYNSQLSFSQRLYTDLEAIFYHFHLCKPLFRIVKQPLLYVRGAVPWACFQALSRLSFLCHSKRLRDVIQGDLLPSAEMITALSRMYGVPITDEDLFIQKPPLLSFSSDYTPEGDVSREKKAGYSLIDNYNEKYVQWKKERDKKSFKRNHIRANIDAVSQLKGKMEKQKFQSLRIFPADGKSVYNYSCQRLNSAELAKKLLCQEMAKVPKRFNYNHKYLLAMFDPVDVAAASKESFAKSKSRWLSPDGFVFLGYKSSIESNRHPLTPHEARVEELREKWQENANMESTLSRGRWRWDKRHIDFELYKKPPELPVATASLTAAELHTDGPGASSQVQKPQGLRKDEPLKFSLRKPGVVLKPIPAPSALGSQNSSDVLPGKKSVCSSFVPGLQENHSRKWEDDFIPSQQRA